A genomic stretch from Flavobacterium sp. includes:
- the dnaG gene encoding DNA primase, with product MISQSTIDAVFETARVEEVIGDFVNLKRAGSNFKGLSPFSDERSPSFMVSPAKGIWKDFSSGKGGNSVAFLMEHSHFTYPEAIRYLAKKYNIEIEETEQTEAEKAITDVRESMYLVSEFAAKYFQDVLINSEEGKAIGLSYFKERGFTNETIKKFALGYSPETWDALTKEALGKGYKLEFLESTGLTIAREDRPFDRFKGRVMFPIHSMSGRVLGFGGRILTNDKKAAKYLNSPESDIYHKSRVLYGIFQAKQAIAKQNNCYLVEGYTDVIQFNQAGIENVVASSGTALTPDQIRLVNRLTRNITVLFDGDAAGLRASIRGIDLILEEGMNVRVCAFPDGEDPDSFARKNSHDDLVRYLEENSKDFIQFKASILMGEAKNDPIKKADLIRDMVASISKIPDRIQREVYIQECARIMDISEQVLVSTLAQLIQKDLSEANKRQKQEQKPFEVVRNQPSKQANYSGGDPEDPRTGPPEDYYPGDMGHQQGPEKVDILYGFERKIIEILLLYGNVLEDFEDVFLKADEEGNVKEVSEKRKYKVYEKIYLSLQEDEVELSNQ from the coding sequence TTGATTTCACAAAGTACCATAGACGCCGTTTTTGAAACTGCTCGAGTAGAGGAGGTTATTGGCGATTTTGTTAATTTAAAGCGTGCAGGAAGTAACTTTAAAGGATTAAGCCCGTTTTCAGATGAGCGCTCGCCTTCTTTTATGGTATCTCCTGCAAAAGGTATCTGGAAAGATTTTAGTTCCGGAAAAGGAGGAAATTCCGTTGCCTTTTTGATGGAACATTCCCATTTTACATATCCCGAAGCTATTCGTTATTTAGCTAAAAAATACAATATCGAAATTGAGGAAACCGAGCAGACAGAGGCTGAAAAAGCCATAACAGATGTTCGTGAAAGTATGTATCTGGTTTCAGAATTTGCGGCGAAGTATTTTCAGGATGTTTTAATTAATTCTGAAGAAGGAAAAGCAATTGGTTTATCTTACTTTAAAGAAAGAGGATTTACAAATGAAACCATCAAAAAATTTGCTTTAGGATATTCTCCTGAAACCTGGGATGCTTTAACAAAAGAAGCTCTGGGAAAAGGATATAAGCTGGAATTTCTGGAAAGCACAGGTTTAACCATTGCGAGAGAAGATCGTCCTTTTGACCGTTTTAAAGGGCGTGTAATGTTCCCTATTCACAGTATGTCGGGACGTGTTTTGGGTTTTGGAGGACGTATTTTAACCAACGATAAAAAAGCAGCAAAATACCTCAATTCACCAGAAAGTGATATTTACCATAAAAGCAGAGTACTTTACGGAATTTTTCAGGCAAAGCAGGCTATAGCCAAACAAAATAATTGTTATCTCGTTGAAGGTTACACCGATGTAATTCAGTTTAATCAGGCCGGAATCGAAAATGTAGTTGCTTCTTCGGGAACAGCTTTAACACCAGATCAAATCCGATTAGTAAATCGTTTAACGCGAAATATTACCGTACTTTTTGATGGAGATGCTGCCGGACTTCGTGCTTCTATTCGAGGTATCGATTTAATTCTGGAAGAAGGAATGAACGTTAGAGTTTGTGCTTTCCCCGATGGAGAAGATCCGGATAGTTTTGCCAGAAAAAATTCGCATGACGATTTAGTGCGGTATTTAGAAGAAAACAGTAAAGATTTTATACAGTTTAAAGCTTCTATTTTGATGGGAGAAGCCAAAAACGATCCTATAAAAAAAGCCGATTTAATCCGAGATATGGTTGCCAGTATTTCGAAAATACCGGACAGAATTCAGCGCGAAGTTTATATTCAGGAATGTGCCCGAATTATGGATATTTCTGAACAAGTTTTAGTAAGTACGCTGGCACAGCTGATTCAAAAAGATCTTTCTGAAGCAAATAAAAGACAAAAACAGGAACAAAAACCTTTTGAGGTTGTTAGAAACCAGCCTTCAAAACAAGCCAATTATTCAGGAGGAGATCCGGAAGATCCGCGAACCGGGCCGCCCGAGGATTATTATCCTGGTGATATGGGACATCAGCAAGGACCTGAAAAAGTAGATATTTTATACGGTTTCGAAAGAAAGATTATCGAAATACTATTGTTGTACGGAAATGTTTTAGAAGACTTTGAAGATGTTTTCTTAAAAGCAGATGAAGAAGGGAATGTAAAAGAGGTTTCTGAAAAAAGAAAATATAAGGTTTACGAGAAAATTTATCTAAGTCTGCAGGAAGACGAGGTAGAACTATCAAATCAAT